The following proteins come from a genomic window of Elusimicrobiota bacterium:
- a CDS encoding 2-isopropylmalate synthase, producing the protein MLKFNKRTKTLEQDEYKYELQDVKEPNLYRDIFPYGEVPKISFNWRVMPMSPADEIWITDTTFRDGQQSRPPYLVEQIVNIYKMLHRLSGPNGVIRQSEFFLYSDKDKEAIRKCLELGYKYPEITGWIRAHKDDFKLVKALGLKETGILTSVSDYHIFLKLKKTRKETMNMYLDIVHCALDEKIIPRCHFEDITRADFYGFVVPFAQELMKLAKQANMPVKIRACDTLGYGVTYPGVSMPRSVNGIMYGLTKFAGVPSEWLEWHGHNDFYRALTNAIGAWLYGCSAANGSLLGIGERTGNTPTEALVIEYIAFRGDANGMDTTVISEIADYFEKEIGYQIPPNQPYIGKNFNVTRAGIHADGLLKDEEIYNIFDTNKILKRPVSVGITDKSGIAGIVYWISHHLKVKVDKNDPGVVKIKEWIDTQYEAERTIGISDDEMMRLVKKYLPEIAEQTPK; encoded by the coding sequence ATGCTAAAATTTAACAAGCGAACAAAAACATTAGAGCAGGACGAGTACAAATATGAACTGCAGGATGTTAAAGAACCGAACCTTTATCGTGATATTTTTCCTTACGGTGAAGTGCCAAAAATTTCGTTCAACTGGCGTGTTATGCCGATGAGTCCGGCAGATGAGATTTGGATTACCGATACAACATTCCGCGATGGACAGCAGTCCCGTCCTCCCTACTTGGTAGAACAGATTGTGAATATTTATAAAATGCTTCATCGTCTTTCAGGTCCTAATGGTGTCATCAGACAGTCGGAATTTTTCTTGTATTCTGATAAGGATAAAGAAGCAATAAGAAAATGTCTTGAACTTGGCTATAAATATCCGGAAATTACCGGCTGGATAAGAGCGCACAAAGACGATTTCAAACTTGTTAAAGCATTAGGGCTTAAAGAAACAGGGATTCTAACATCCGTTTCCGACTACCATATTTTTCTTAAACTTAAAAAAACACGAAAAGAAACGATGAATATGTATCTGGATATTGTTCACTGTGCGCTTGACGAAAAAATAATTCCACGATGCCATTTTGAAGATATTACACGGGCTGACTTCTATGGGTTTGTAGTGCCGTTTGCTCAGGAATTGATGAAACTGGCTAAACAGGCAAATATGCCAGTAAAAATCCGCGCCTGCGATACGCTCGGCTATGGTGTTACATATCCCGGTGTCTCTATGCCACGTTCTGTCAACGGTATAATGTATGGCTTGACGAAATTTGCCGGTGTGCCATCGGAATGGCTGGAATGGCACGGGCATAACGATTTTTATCGCGCATTAACAAATGCGATTGGTGCATGGCTTTATGGTTGCTCGGCTGCTAACGGCTCACTTTTGGGTATCGGTGAACGAACAGGTAACACGCCGACGGAAGCGCTGGTTATTGAATATATCGCATTCAGAGGCGATGCTAATGGAATGGACACGACAGTTATCTCGGAAATTGCAGATTATTTTGAGAAAGAAATCGGGTATCAGATTCCGCCAAATCAGCCATATATCGGCAAAAACTTTAATGTTACCCGTGCAGGAATTCACGCAGACGGACTTCTAAAAGATGAAGAGATTTATAATATTTTTGATACTAATAAAATCCTAAAAAGACCTGTCTCCGTCGGGATTACTGATAAATCAGGTATCGCAGGGATTGTATATTGGATAAGTCATCACTTAAAAGTTAAAGTTGACAAAAATGACCCCGGTGTTGTAAAAATCAAAGAATGGATTGATACCCAGTATGAAGCCGAACGGACAATCGGTATATCCGACGACGAAATGATGCGACTTGTAAAAAAATATCTACCTGAAATCGCAGAACAGACGCCAAAATGA